Proteins encoded by one window of Polaribacter haliotis:
- a CDS encoding exopolysaccharide transport family protein, with product MRKSVKDIHPEVVKITSELNIIKNNLLENISSLLRLNSNKLRKLNSELASYKSKLKKLPRKEQGLITYQRDYELSEANYNYLKQKKYEAGTAIAANVSDVKIVDTAKDLGEGPMYPKPSFNYMVALMLGIVFPLLYIIIKELLDNKIHTAEEIQNNYAIPVLGVVGRNSTKNNLAVFERPKSSVAESFRALRSNIQFLFKNTDQNDSKTLILTSSVSGEGKTMISINMATVFALSGKKTVLLGLDLRKPKIYDDFDLPNDVGIVNYLINQKTLDEVKIPTKIPNLDIILSGPIPPNPSELLLNAAADKMFTQLKEDYDYVIIDTPPVGLVSDALELFKYSDAVIYVIRQNYTEKGMMKMIDDKYKNKEVTNISYVLNDFSIKSKYGYGYGYGYGYGYGYGYGYGKYGYGYHENEVKEGFFSKLLNIFKSKK from the coding sequence ATGAGGAAATCTGTTAAAGATATTCATCCAGAAGTAGTAAAAATTACAAGTGAATTAAACATTATCAAAAATAATTTATTAGAAAATATATCTTCACTTTTAAGATTGAATTCTAATAAGCTTCGAAAATTAAATTCAGAATTAGCTTCATATAAATCCAAATTAAAAAAATTACCAAGAAAAGAACAAGGCTTAATTACTTACCAAAGAGACTACGAATTGTCGGAAGCAAATTACAATTACTTAAAACAAAAAAAATATGAGGCTGGAACAGCAATTGCAGCAAATGTTTCAGATGTTAAAATTGTAGATACAGCAAAAGACTTAGGAGAAGGACCTATGTATCCAAAACCAAGTTTTAATTACATGGTTGCTTTAATGTTAGGTATTGTATTTCCATTACTTTATATTATCATTAAAGAATTATTAGACAATAAAATACATACTGCAGAAGAAATTCAGAATAACTATGCCATTCCAGTATTAGGAGTTGTGGGTAGAAATTCTACAAAGAACAACTTGGCGGTTTTCGAAAGACCAAAATCTTCGGTTGCAGAATCTTTTAGAGCATTAAGATCTAACATTCAGTTTTTATTTAAAAATACAGATCAAAACGATTCAAAAACATTAATACTTACTTCTTCTGTAAGTGGAGAAGGTAAAACAATGATTTCCATAAACATGGCTACAGTTTTTGCCTTAAGTGGAAAGAAAACTGTTTTACTTGGTTTAGATTTACGTAAACCAAAAATTTACGACGATTTCGATTTACCTAACGATGTAGGTATTGTAAATTATTTAATTAATCAGAAAACACTAGACGAAGTAAAAATTCCAACGAAAATTCCAAATTTAGATATTATTCTATCTGGGCCAATTCCTCCAAATCCTTCTGAATTATTACTGAATGCCGCTGCAGATAAAATGTTTACTCAGTTAAAGGAAGATTACGATTATGTAATAATAGATACACCTCCTGTAGGTTTGGTTTCAGATGCCTTGGAGCTATTTAAATATTCGGATGCTGTTATCTATGTAATTCGTCAGAATTATACCGAAAAAGGGATGATGAAAATGATTGACGATAAGTATAAAAACAAAGAAGTAACTAACATTAGTTATGTGTTAAACGACTTTTCAATTAAGAGTAAATACGGTTATGGCTATGGATATGGTTATGGCTATGGGTATGGCTATGGTTATGGCTATGGAAAATATGGCTATGGTTATCACGAAAATGAAGTAAAAGAAGGTTTCTTTTCTAAACTATTGAATATTTTTAAATCAAAAAAATAA
- a CDS encoding DinB family protein, which produces MIPKNEYAPYFEQYIQLVSNNGKSILENLEDSQKQFDTLFRNLPKEKHNFSYAEGKWTLKELIQHTIDTERVFCYRALCFARNDKTSLPGFDQDVFVDYSNANELDYFDLLDEMAVLRKSSIQLYKSFSEEALLRTGIASDKKMSVRALGYLFSGHQLHHFNIIKERYL; this is translated from the coding sequence ATGATTCCAAAAAACGAATATGCTCCTTATTTCGAACAATACATTCAACTTGTTTCCAATAATGGAAAGTCGATTCTTGAAAATTTAGAAGATTCTCAAAAACAATTCGATACTTTATTTAGAAACCTACCTAAAGAAAAACATAATTTTTCTTATGCTGAAGGAAAATGGACTTTAAAGGAGTTAATACAACATACCATAGATACAGAACGTGTTTTCTGTTACAGAGCACTTTGTTTTGCAAGAAATGATAAAACATCATTACCAGGTTTCGACCAAGATGTTTTTGTAGATTATAGCAATGCAAACGAATTAGATTATTTTGATTTATTAGATGAAATGGCAGTTTTAAGAAAATCGTCTATTCAATTGTATAAAAGTTTCTCGGAAGAGGCATTATTAAGAACAGGAATTGCGTCCGATAAAAAAATGTCTGTTAGAGCTTTAGGTTATTTATTTTCTGGACATCAATTACATCATTTTAATATAATTAAAGAACGATATTTATAA
- a CDS encoding esterase family protein — protein MKEDYHKWYSPTLSKEIEMLVFGHAGYPLVLFPTTMGRFFECKNMKLIESAKWFLEEGLVQIYCPDSINELSWYDKGIHPADRVKNHIWYDKFIMDEVVNPICHERGIQKVAIAGVSFGGYHAANFAFKHPERVSHMFSLSGSFDIKSFLDGYYDDNVFYNNPVDFLPGSNHPDLWNMKIILGTSDWDICLEANQILAKILTEKNIPFWFDERKWAEHDWPIWREMFPHYLSKI, from the coding sequence TTGAAAGAAGATTATCACAAATGGTATTCGCCAACATTAAGCAAAGAAATTGAAATGTTGGTTTTTGGTCACGCAGGTTATCCACTTGTATTGTTTCCAACAACTATGGGGCGTTTTTTTGAATGTAAAAACATGAAACTAATAGAATCTGCAAAATGGTTTTTAGAAGAAGGTTTAGTTCAAATTTACTGTCCAGATAGTATTAACGAATTAAGTTGGTACGATAAAGGAATTCACCCAGCAGATCGTGTTAAAAATCATATTTGGTACGATAAGTTTATAATGGATGAAGTTGTAAATCCTATTTGTCATGAAAGAGGAATCCAAAAAGTAGCTATTGCAGGGGTAAGTTTTGGAGGTTATCATGCAGCAAATTTTGCATTTAAACATCCAGAAAGAGTAAGCCATATGTTTAGTTTAAGCGGCTCTTTTGATATTAAATCTTTTTTAGATGGTTATTATGATGATAATGTTTTTTATAACAACCCAGTAGACTTTCTACCAGGAAGTAATCATCCAGATTTATGGAATATGAAAATTATTTTAGGAACAAGTGATTGGGATATTTGTTTAGAAGCAAATCAAATATTAGCAAAAATATTAACTGAAAAAAACATACCTTTTTGGTTTGACGAACGAAAATGGGCAGAACACGATTGGCCAATTTGGAGAGAAATGTTTCCACATTATTTATCGAAAATTTAA